The genomic region GGGTCGAGGTGGTGTGCGACATGAAGTATGTCGCCAGTGATACCCCGGTGGCAGACAACAACAGAAGCATCAGCAGAGAGATGATGATTTTACGCTTCATCCGGCAAGCCCCTTACCCTGTGACCTATTCGTTTCGATAGCTGTAATTCTTGATATCAATCCCCGCTTTAGAGGCCATCTCAAAGACCGGCCGGTAATCCTCGGTCGTTGTTTCGATGAATCTCAACGCCCCGAACTTTACAAGAACGGCCTGGTCTTCAGGGGCCTGTCCAAGCTCAAGAAGCGCCTCTTTGAGTTTTTTCTGCAGACCGGCATCCAGGGTGCTTCTGACACACAGCCCGTTCGAGGGCACGGTTGGCGACCGGGCGATGATTTCGAGTTCGAGATCGAGACGGGGGTTTTCTTTTTTCACCCGGTCGTAAATTGTATTTTTTGCTGCACCGACATCCGCTTTCCGGTCGAGCACGGCAATGACCGCAGCGTCATGACTGCCGGTAAAAAATGTTTCACCAAAGAAACCGTCGATGTCGACAATGCCGTTCCCACGAAGGAATGCCAGAGGGAAAATGTACCCCGCAGTCGTCGCCTTTTCCACAAACGCCATCCGCTTCCCCCGCATATCGGCTACGGATTTGATCCCGCTGTCTTTCCGAACCAGAATGTACCCGTGATATGTGGAAGTGTTGTCCAGGTTCACCGGTCTGGCCAGCGGAACTACCCCGAGCTTCTGGATGGCCAGTGCCCCGGTGAAGGAGCCGAAGAACGCGCCATCCATCTTCTCCTCGGTGAAGCTCTCGATAATATTCCCATAG from Pseudomonadota bacterium harbors:
- a CDS encoding phosphate/phosphite/phosphonate ABC transporter substrate-binding protein encodes the protein MSSQVFFRRFVVIAALLFFLPAYAQAGEPRLLIGLIPEMNIFKQKQRFSLLGEYLSKKTGIPVEFTILSRYGNIIESFTEEKMDGAFFGSFTGALAIQKLGVVPLARPVNLDNTSTYHGYILVRKDSGIKSVADMRGKRMAFVEKATTAGYIFPLAFLRGNGIVDIDGFFGETFFTGSHDAAVIAVLDRKADVGAAKNTIYDRVKKENPRLDLELEIIARSPTVPSNGLCVRSTLDAGLQKKLKEALLELGQAPEDQAVLVKFGALRFIETTTEDYRPVFEMASKAGIDIKNYSYRNE